From the genome of Chloroflexota bacterium:
ATGACCACGGGCGCGACGCTCCCCTGGCATATCTTCACGGCCTCCGCAAGTTCGGCCATGGGGAACTTCCTATGCGCGAAGGGGAGCATTCCGTTGGCTCCGTCGGCCACCACCAGGAGGCGCGCCCCCTTGTCCAGCGCGCGCTTGACGCGGTAGCCGAGCACCCGATGATCGGCGAGCGGGTCGCCGCCGGCCACAAGGATGCAGTCGGCCACGTCCACATCGGCCAGAGTTCCGCCCGCCGGCAGGTCCAGTTCCTCCAGGGTCGGCTCCAGCACGCCGACCGTGGCGTGTACCTTGCCCTGGAAGACCGTGAGGAACGCGCCGAGCGTGTCGTTCAGCGCGTTGCTGGTGGCGTAGGCGGCGGTCTTCTTGCCGTTATTCCCTTTCGCCCGCGCAACGAGGACATCCAGCGCCTCATCCCACGAGACGGGCACGAGGGCATTGCCCTTGCGGAGCATGGGCGACGTGAGACGTTCGCGCGTGTCGTAGAGCGGCTCAAAGCGGCCCGCCACGCACAGCACGCCCTGGTTGGGGGCATCCCAGTCGCCCTCCACGCGAAGCACGCGGCCGGCGCGGGTAACGATGCTTGTGCCGCAGCCCACGCTGCAGAATGTGCACGCGCTGGCCGTACGCTCCACATGGACCTCGCGGCCCATGTACGCGCTCTTGCGGTCAATGAGCGCGCCGGTGGGGCACACCTGCAGACACGTCCCGCACGAGACGCAACTGGATTCGCCGAACGGAACATCCATGTCGGCGCTGATCATGGTCTTGGCCCCGCGGAAGCGGACGCCCAGCGTGTGGTTGGCCACCAGGTCCGAGCACGCCCGAATGCAGCGCCGGCACAGGATGCAGCGGTTGTGATCCATGATGAAGTACTTGCGCGTGCCATCCACCGGCATCTTCGGGAAGGGCGTGGGGTAGGTCCAGTGGTCCAGCCCGTACCGGTACGCCATCGCCTGGAGTTCGCAATCGCCGCTCATCTCGCAGTACATACAGTAGTGGTTGCGCTCGGAGAAGAGCATCTCCAGGACGAACTTGCGCGCCTCCACCGCCTTGGGCGATTCGGTCTCCACCTCCATCCCTTCGGAGATGGGGAACGTACACGCGGGTTGCAACGTGCGCTGCTTGGCCACCTCAACCAGGCAGAGGCGGCACGCGCCGATGTTCGCCAGAGCAGGGTGGTGGCAAAGGGTGGGGATATCAATCCCCGCCTCTTTCGCTGCGTCCAGCACAGTGATGCCCGGTCGCGCTTGAATCGGCTTTCCGTTGATTTTGATGTTGACGGTTGCCATCGGGCAAATCGCCTCCTTTCTGTGCATCGCGTGAGAATTACGCCCGCGTCTGCGCGGCAACGGCGTCCTTATCGGACTGCGTAACGGCTAGAAGGCCCATGGACTCCAGCCATTCCAGGTCGCACCGCAGGCACCGCTTGCATTCCTCGCGGGCGGTCTTTTCGTCAAACCCGAGTTCCACCTCGTCAAAGGAGCGGACCCGCTGCTCCACGGGCAGTTCGGGCATTTCGGGCCGCTTGGCCTCGGCGTAGTCGTCCATGTTGAACATCTGCGGCACCTCGTGGTAGGGCGTTACGTACTTGGGCCGCTCCACCTTCTGGCCCTTGAGGTACGCGTCCACGGCCACGGCCACCTTGTTGCCTTGCGCCACGGCCTCCACGACAGTCGCGGGCCCCAGCGCCGCGTCGCCCGCCGCGAACACGCCCTCGCGGGTTGTCGCCAGGTCGGGCCCGGTGGTGATGGTGCCATCGCGGTTGAAACTGATGTCGCCGCAGGAATCCAGGCACTCCACGGCCAGCGCCTGCCCGATGGCCGGAATCAGCAGGTCCACATCCAGCACGAACTCGGAACCCTCAATCGGGACGGGCTTGCGGCGGCCGCTGGCGTCAAACTCGCCCAGTTGCTGCGCCTGCAACTCCACGCCCGTAACGTGATCGGTGCCGATGACCCGCACGGGGTTGGTCAGGAAGTGGAACTGGATGCCCTCCAGCGCCGCGGCGTGGACCTCGTCCTCCCACGCGGGCATCTCGCCTCGCGTGCGGCGGTAGATGAGGTGCACTTTGCTCGCGCCCAGGCGCAGGGCTGTGCGCGCCGCGTCCACGGCTACCGCGCCGCCGCCCACGACGGCCACCCGCTTGCCCTTCACGTCCGGCTTCTTGCCCAGGGCCACATCCTTCAGGAAGTTGACGCCGTGGTACACGCCGGGCAGGTCCTCGTTGGGGATGCCCAGTTTGCGGCTCTTGTGCGTGCCGATGGCCAGCACGACGGCGCTGTAGCCCATGCCGTTCATCAGGTCGTCCATAGTGAAGTCGCGGCCCATCTCCTGGTTCAGGCGAATCTCCACCCCCGCCCGCTTGATGTTCTCAATCTCAATGTTCAGGATGTCGCGCGGGAGTCGGTACTCGGGGATGCCGACCGCCATCATGCCGCCTGCCACGGGCAACTTCTCAAAGACGGTTACCGGATAGCCCAACTGGGCCAGGCGCAGCGCCGCCGTCAGCCCGGCGGGGCCTGCGCCGATGACGGCCACTTTCTTGTCCTTGGGGCCTTCCTTCTTCGGCGGCGTCCACGGGTGATCCTTCTCCTGGTCGGCCATGAACCGCTTCACCTGGCGCAACGCCACCGGCTCGTCCACGTCGCCGCGGCGGCACTTCTGCTCGCAGAAGGCCGGGCACACGCGCCCGCAGATGAGCGGGAACGGGTTGCGCTCGCGGTGAATGTCCAGCGCCTCTTGGTAGCGCCCCTGCGCGGTCAGCGCCACGAAGGCAGGCACATCCACCTCCGACGGGCAGGCGTTGATGCAGCGCGCGCGCACCAGCGCCTTGCACGTTCCGGCGGGGCATTCCTTGTCCAGGATGTGCGCGCGGAACTCGTCCTCAAAATAGCGCAGGGCGGCCATCACGGGGCCGGGCGTCAACTGGCCCAGGGCGCACAGGGCGCCGGTCTCCATCCCCTTGGCGATTTCGCGGATGGTGTCCAGGTCTTCCAGTTTGCCGTTGCCCTCGGTAATGCGCGTCAGGATTTCCAGCATCCGCTTGCCGCCGACGCGGCAGGGCACGCACTTGCCGCACGATTCCGCCTGGGCGAAGGTCAGGAAGAACTTGGAGAACTCCACCATGCAGGTGTCTTCGTCCACGACGATCATGCCGCCCGAACCCATGACCGCGCCCACTTCCTTGAGCGAGTCAAAGTCCACCTTGACGTTGAGGTGCTGGGCCGGGATGCACCCGCCAA
Proteins encoded in this window:
- a CDS encoding (2Fe-2S)-binding protein, which encodes MATVNIKINGKPIQARPGITVLDAAKEAGIDIPTLCHHPALANIGACRLCLVEVAKQRTLQPACTFPISEGMEVETESPKAVEARKFVLEMLFSERNHYCMYCEMSGDCELQAMAYRYGLDHWTYPTPFPKMPVDGTRKYFIMDHNRCILCRRCIRACSDLVANHTLGVRFRGAKTMISADMDVPFGESSCVSCGTCLQVCPTGALIDRKSAYMGREVHVERTASACTFCSVGCGTSIVTRAGRVLRVEGDWDAPNQGVLCVAGRFEPLYDTRERLTSPMLRKGNALVPVSWDEALDVLVARAKGNNGKKTAAYATSNALNDTLGAFLTVFQGKVHATVGVLEPTLEELDLPAGGTLADVDVADCILVAGGDPLADHRVLGYRVKRALDKGARLLVVADGANGMLPFAHRKFPMAELAEAVKICQGSVAPVVIYGSQLDRADARKLAALTGKARFIPLFPGVNGHRARQLGLKDGLRANRAKVLYLLLGDKELPEGAVKEARRAAFLVVHAAYKSAAAETADLVLPAPLWYEQEGAFTALDGRKAVVRPAVPRPADVLTEAEVLARLAERL
- the nuoF gene encoding NADH-quinone oxidoreductase subunit NuoF, with the protein product MAEPFYRANVLVCGGTGCTASGSVEVMTAMEAEIKRRGLQDEVRLVHTGCRGFCAMGPVMIIYPEGIFYCQVQASDVPTIVEETLVKGRVVKRLTYTEPETHKALPFYKEIPFYSKQIRIALRNCGMIDPEKIEEYIARGGYEALSKALTSMTREEVIEEVKRSGLRGRGGAGFLTGVKWEFTAKAPGDVKYVVCNADEGDPGAFMDRSILEGDPHSVIEGMIICGYAVGAKEGYIYCRAEYPLAIKRLKTAIAQAEEYGLLGDNIMGTDFSFHLHIKEGAGAFVCGEETALIASIEGRRGEPRPRPPFPAVSGLWGKPTNLNNVKSYANIPQIIVNGAEWFSSIGAKRSPGTAIFALTGKVNNTGLVEVPMGITLGEIIFDIGGGIPRGKKFKAVQTGGPLGGCIPAQHLNVKVDFDSLKEVGAVMGSGGMIVVDEDTCMVEFSKFFLTFAQAESCGKCVPCRVGGKRMLEILTRITEGNGKLEDLDTIREIAKGMETGALCALGQLTPGPVMAALRYFEDEFRAHILDKECPAGTCKALVRARCINACPSEVDVPAFVALTAQGRYQEALDIHRERNPFPLICGRVCPAFCEQKCRRGDVDEPVALRQVKRFMADQEKDHPWTPPKKEGPKDKKVAVIGAGPAGLTAALRLAQLGYPVTVFEKLPVAGGMMAVGIPEYRLPRDILNIEIENIKRAGVEIRLNQEMGRDFTMDDLMNGMGYSAVVLAIGTHKSRKLGIPNEDLPGVYHGVNFLKDVALGKKPDVKGKRVAVVGGGAVAVDAARTALRLGASKVHLIYRRTRGEMPAWEDEVHAAALEGIQFHFLTNPVRVIGTDHVTGVELQAQQLGEFDASGRRKPVPIEGSEFVLDVDLLIPAIGQALAVECLDSCGDISFNRDGTITTGPDLATTREGVFAAGDAALGPATVVEAVAQGNKVAVAVDAYLKGQKVERPKYVTPYHEVPQMFNMDDYAEAKRPEMPELPVEQRVRSFDEVELGFDEKTAREECKRCLRCDLEWLESMGLLAVTQSDKDAVAAQTRA